Proteins encoded within one genomic window of Nitrospina gracilis 3/211:
- a CDS encoding Lcl C-terminal domain-containing protein, giving the protein MQGRNWISVFTVTLLAGLLLTGSVAAADKPPREPVAKSADQRFWDMGDGTVLDTETRLMWMKRDFWQTQRGWVNWYTAMEFVQRMNNKNFAGYEDWRMPTPEEAKTLYNRRKRNTDKDGDKIFIDPIFPNGAGWGTWTSQERGGKAIVVSYKDRGGEDYQDKINGPDAFLRPVRGPLP; this is encoded by the coding sequence ATGCAAGGCCGTAACTGGATTTCTGTTTTCACCGTCACCCTGCTGGCGGGCCTGCTCCTGACTGGAAGCGTGGCCGCCGCGGACAAACCTCCGCGCGAACCCGTCGCCAAGTCTGCTGACCAGCGTTTTTGGGACATGGGCGACGGCACGGTGCTTGACACCGAAACCCGCCTCATGTGGATGAAGCGCGATTTCTGGCAGACCCAGCGAGGGTGGGTGAACTGGTACACGGCCATGGAGTTTGTTCAGCGTATGAACAACAAGAACTTCGCCGGGTACGAGGACTGGCGCATGCCCACCCCGGAAGAGGCAAAAACGCTTTACAACCGCAGAAAACGCAACACCGACAAGGACGGTGACAAGATATTCATCGATCCTATTTTCCCCAACGGCGCGGGTTGGGGCACGTGGACCAGCCAGGAACGCGGCGGCAAGGCCATCGTGGTGTCTTACAAGGACCGGGGAGGCGAAGATTACCAGGACAAGATCAACGGACCCGATGCTTTCCTCCGTCCAGTGCGCGGCCCGCTCCCCTGA